Proteins from a genomic interval of Geodermatophilus obscurus DSM 43160:
- a CDS encoding glycerophosphodiester phosphodiesterase — translation MAPVRYRFLDGPTPIAMAHRGGAIEHLENTRPAFEACVAMGYRYLETDVRVSADGVPIVFHDPTLDRVTDRTGRVDRLPWSELAAARIGGREPILRLEDLLGAWPDVRFNLDIKAPGVVGPLARTVRRLGVEDRICLGSFSDARVAAARRVFGPGVCTSLGPRGVAALRLSSYSPRAAGLVRIPAGCAQVPLQLGGRALVDERFIAAAHARGLQVHVWTVDTEEEATAVLDLGVDGVMTDRPTMLRDLLERRGQWFPR, via the coding sequence GTGGCCCCGGTCCGTTACAGGTTCCTCGACGGGCCGACGCCCATCGCGATGGCCCACCGGGGCGGGGCGATCGAGCACCTGGAGAACACCAGGCCGGCCTTCGAGGCCTGCGTGGCCATGGGGTACCGCTACCTGGAGACCGACGTCCGGGTGAGCGCCGACGGCGTGCCGATCGTCTTCCACGACCCGACCCTCGACCGCGTCACCGACCGCACCGGCCGGGTCGACCGGCTGCCGTGGTCGGAGCTGGCCGCCGCCCGCATCGGCGGACGCGAGCCCATCCTCCGGCTCGAGGACCTGCTCGGCGCCTGGCCCGACGTCCGCTTCAACCTCGACATCAAGGCGCCCGGTGTGGTGGGTCCCCTGGCCCGGACCGTCCGGCGGCTGGGGGTCGAGGACCGCATCTGTCTGGGTTCCTTCTCCGACGCCCGGGTCGCCGCGGCCCGCCGCGTGTTCGGGCCGGGAGTGTGCACCTCGCTCGGCCCGCGCGGCGTCGCTGCGCTGCGGCTGTCCTCCTACTCCCCTCGGGCCGCCGGCCTGGTGCGCATCCCGGCCGGCTGCGCGCAGGTGCCCCTCCAGCTGGGCGGCCGGGCGCTGGTCGACGAGCGCTTCATCGCCGCGGCGCACGCCCGGGGGCTGCAGGTGCACGTCTGGACGGTGGACACGGAGGAGGAGGCGACGGCCGTGCTCGACCTCGGGGTGGACGGCGTCATGACCGACCGGCCGACGATGCTCCGCGACCTCCTCGAGCGACGCGGCCAGTGGTTCCCGCGGTGA
- a CDS encoding type II toxin-antitoxin system VapC family toxin — protein MTLLLDTHVLLWWLAEDDRLTPTMREAIADPATPVVVSAASAREIAIEAELGKLTIPGDLAGELGRQGLDELPVTVEGGVAAGALPRHHADPFDRMLIAQAARRRFVLVTADRRFTDYDVLTLS, from the coding sequence GTGACGCTCCTGCTGGACACCCACGTGCTGCTGTGGTGGTTGGCTGAGGATGACCGGCTGACGCCGACGATGCGCGAGGCCATCGCCGACCCCGCGACGCCGGTCGTGGTGTCGGCAGCGTCGGCACGGGAGATAGCGATCGAGGCTGAGCTGGGCAAGCTGACGATCCCCGGGGACCTCGCCGGGGAACTCGGACGCCAGGGTCTCGACGAGCTACCGGTCACCGTGGAGGGCGGCGTCGCAGCCGGCGCGCTGCCGCGACACCACGCCGACCCGTTCGACCGCATGCTCATCGCACAGGCCGCGCGCCGACGGTTCGTCCTCGTCACGGCGGACCGCCGCTTCACCGACTACGACGTGCTGACCCTGTCGTGA
- a CDS encoding VOC family protein produces the protein MIITHDLERLARFYAGVAGATETSRTPDDGPTFYLGLRVGDSELGIVADDSVEGAPAGRVLLSVEVPDVDAALSRVASLGGHAPAPANDMPWGQRVAHVTDPDGNAVNLTTTSA, from the coding sequence ATGATCATCACGCACGACCTAGAGCGGCTGGCGCGCTTCTACGCCGGCGTCGCCGGGGCCACGGAGACCAGCCGCACGCCCGACGACGGGCCGACGTTCTACCTCGGCCTTCGGGTCGGCGACTCCGAGCTGGGCATCGTCGCCGACGACAGCGTCGAGGGAGCTCCGGCCGGGCGCGTCCTGCTGAGTGTCGAGGTGCCCGACGTCGACGCCGCGCTGTCTCGGGTCGCGTCGCTCGGCGGTCACGCGCCGGCTCCTGCCAACGACATGCCCTGGGGTCAGCGCGTCGCCCACGTGACGGACCCGGACGGCAACGCCGTCAACCTGACGACGACGTCCGCCTGA
- a CDS encoding M50 family metallopeptidase: protein MDVVEELWARVTTPLPQLPMTVLVGALLAAAVVVLSPALWRPARTVVTIAHEGAHGLVALAAGRRLAGIRLHSDTSGLTVSAGRPTGLGMVLTCAAGYTGPALFGLGAAALLAAGHAVGLLWALLGLLALLLVQIRNWYGLWAVLATGAVVLAVTGWLPPAGQAAFAAAGTWFLLLAAPKTVLELQRARRRRAAPDSDADQLAGLTRLPAVLWVGLFLLVDVGALLLGGWWLLV from the coding sequence GTGGACGTCGTCGAGGAGCTCTGGGCCCGCGTGACCACTCCGCTCCCCCAGCTGCCGATGACGGTCCTGGTGGGCGCGCTGCTGGCGGCCGCTGTCGTCGTCCTCTCCCCCGCCCTGTGGCGGCCGGCCCGCACCGTCGTGACCATCGCCCACGAGGGCGCGCACGGGCTGGTGGCCCTGGCCGCGGGCCGTCGACTGGCCGGCATCCGGCTGCACTCGGACACCTCGGGGCTGACCGTGTCGGCGGGGCGGCCGACCGGGCTCGGGATGGTGCTCACCTGCGCGGCGGGCTACACCGGCCCGGCGCTGTTCGGGCTGGGCGCGGCGGCCCTGCTGGCCGCCGGCCACGCCGTCGGGCTGCTGTGGGCGCTGCTGGGCCTGCTGGCGCTGCTGCTCGTGCAGATCCGCAACTGGTACGGACTGTGGGCGGTGCTTGCCACCGGCGCCGTCGTCCTGGCCGTGACCGGGTGGCTGCCGCCGGCCGGTCAGGCCGCGTTCGCGGCCGCCGGTACCTGGTTCCTGCTGCTGGCCGCGCCGAAGACGGTCCTCGAGCTGCAGCGGGCCCGCCGCCGCCGTGCCGCCCCGGACTCCGACGCCGACCAGCTGGCCGGCCTCACCCGTCTGCCCGCGGTGCTGTGGGTCGGGCTCTTCCTGCTCGTCGACGTCGGCGCGCTGCTCCTCGGCGGCTGGTGGCTGCTCGTCTAG
- a CDS encoding glycoside hydrolase family 65 protein, producing the protein MTEGRPHFPIEPWALTETGLDHASLAVHESVFALSNGHIGMRGSFEEGEPVVVPGTYLNGFFEERPLPYAEAGYGFPEQGQTVVNVTDGKLIRLLVGDTPLDLDYGEIVEHRRTLDLRRGLLRRSTEWRSPNGRVVTVTSTRMVSLRRRSIAAIEYTVECTDGQGDLYIALQSDLLANEPVDSGSEADDPRAAAALARPLVNEMAVARGQRAVLVHRTKRSRLRMAAGMDHVVEVPDTSTADIEAGEDLARFALAARLPQGSSVKLVKFLSYGWSSRRSAAALRDQVEGALATAKLAGFERLLREQREVLDEHWQHADVEIEGDDELQQAVRVGVFHLLQAGLRAERQPIPAKGLTGPGYDGHTFWDTETYVLPVLTYIAPAAARDALRWRHSTLDLARDRARELGLEGATFPWRTIRGEETSGYWPAGTAAFHINADIADAVVRYHNATADEEFDRDHGAELLIETARLWASLGHFDDEHGFRIDGVTGPDEYTAVVDNNVYTNLMAQRNLREAIAAVERQPDVAGRLGVTEDETTRWDRAAALMAVPYDTRRGVHMQSDAFTHHEEWDFEATPPDCYPLLLHYPYFDIYRKQVIKQADLVMALHLRGDAFTPEEKAADFAYYEARTVRDSSLSATQQGVVAAETGHLALAYDYWGEATLTDLQNLHGNSGHGLHIASLAGGWTVAVAGFGGMRDHDGRLEFAPRLPERITRLRFRLNYQGRLLVVTVTPTEATYRLLDGDPLDVHHHGRRLTVTEDEVSADIPPAPEVAPVHQPHGVAPRRRGRR; encoded by the coding sequence GTGACGGAGGGGCGGCCGCACTTCCCGATCGAGCCGTGGGCGCTGACCGAGACGGGCCTGGACCACGCGTCCCTCGCCGTCCACGAGTCGGTGTTCGCGCTGTCCAACGGGCACATCGGCATGCGGGGGTCGTTCGAGGAGGGTGAGCCGGTCGTCGTCCCGGGCACCTACCTCAACGGCTTCTTCGAGGAGCGGCCGCTGCCCTACGCGGAGGCCGGGTACGGCTTCCCCGAGCAGGGGCAGACCGTGGTCAACGTGACCGACGGCAAGCTGATCCGGCTGCTGGTCGGCGACACCCCGCTGGACCTGGACTACGGCGAGATCGTCGAGCACCGGCGCACGCTGGACCTGCGCCGCGGCCTGCTGCGCCGCAGCACCGAGTGGCGCTCGCCGAACGGGCGGGTGGTGACCGTGACGAGCACCCGGATGGTGTCGCTGCGGCGCCGCTCGATCGCCGCCATCGAGTACACCGTGGAGTGCACCGACGGGCAGGGGGACCTCTACATCGCCCTGCAGTCGGACCTGCTGGCCAACGAGCCGGTGGACAGCGGCTCGGAGGCCGACGACCCGCGCGCGGCCGCGGCGCTGGCCCGCCCGCTGGTCAACGAGATGGCCGTGGCCCGCGGTCAGCGGGCGGTGCTGGTGCACCGCACCAAGCGCAGCCGGCTGCGGATGGCCGCTGGGATGGACCACGTGGTCGAGGTGCCCGACACCTCCACGGCCGACATCGAGGCCGGGGAGGACCTGGCCCGTTTCGCCCTCGCCGCCCGACTGCCGCAGGGCTCGTCGGTCAAGCTGGTCAAGTTCCTCTCCTACGGCTGGTCCTCGCGGCGGTCGGCGGCGGCGCTGCGCGACCAGGTGGAGGGAGCGCTGGCCACCGCCAAGCTCGCCGGCTTCGAGCGGCTGCTGCGCGAGCAGCGCGAGGTGCTCGACGAGCACTGGCAGCACGCCGACGTCGAGATCGAGGGGGACGACGAGCTGCAGCAGGCGGTGCGGGTCGGCGTCTTCCACCTGCTGCAGGCCGGGCTGCGGGCCGAGCGCCAGCCCATCCCGGCCAAGGGCCTGACCGGTCCCGGCTACGACGGGCACACCTTCTGGGACACCGAGACCTACGTGCTCCCCGTGCTCACCTACATCGCCCCGGCGGCGGCCCGCGACGCGCTGCGCTGGCGGCACTCCACCCTCGACCTGGCCCGGGACCGGGCCCGGGAGCTCGGGCTGGAGGGCGCGACCTTCCCGTGGCGCACGATCCGCGGGGAGGAGACCTCGGGCTACTGGCCGGCGGGGACGGCGGCCTTCCACATCAACGCCGACATCGCCGATGCCGTCGTCCGGTACCACAACGCCACCGCCGACGAGGAGTTCGACCGCGACCACGGCGCCGAGCTGCTGATCGAGACCGCCCGGCTGTGGGCCTCGCTGGGGCACTTCGACGACGAGCACGGCTTCCGCATCGACGGCGTCACCGGCCCCGACGAGTACACCGCCGTCGTGGACAACAACGTCTACACGAACCTCATGGCGCAGCGGAACCTGCGCGAGGCGATCGCGGCGGTGGAGCGCCAGCCCGACGTCGCCGGCCGGCTCGGCGTCACCGAGGACGAGACCACCCGCTGGGACCGCGCGGCCGCGCTGATGGCGGTGCCCTACGACACCCGGCGCGGCGTGCACATGCAGTCCGACGCCTTCACCCACCACGAGGAGTGGGACTTCGAGGCCACCCCGCCGGACTGCTACCCGCTCCTCCTGCACTACCCCTACTTCGACATCTACCGCAAGCAGGTGATCAAGCAGGCGGACCTGGTGATGGCGCTGCACCTGCGCGGGGACGCCTTCACCCCCGAGGAGAAGGCCGCCGACTTCGCCTACTACGAGGCGCGGACGGTGCGCGACTCCTCGCTGTCGGCCACCCAGCAGGGCGTGGTGGCCGCCGAGACCGGTCACCTGGCGCTGGCCTACGACTACTGGGGCGAGGCCACCCTGACCGACCTGCAGAACCTGCACGGCAACTCCGGGCACGGCCTGCACATCGCCTCGCTGGCCGGCGGCTGGACGGTGGCCGTCGCCGGGTTCGGCGGGATGCGCGACCACGACGGGCGGCTGGAGTTCGCCCCCCGGCTGCCCGAGCGGATCACCCGGCTGCGGTTCCGGCTGAACTACCAGGGCCGGCTGCTCGTGGTGACCGTGACGCCGACCGAGGCCACCTACCGGCTCCTCGACGGCGACCCCCTCGACGTGCACCACCACGGGCGCCGGCTGACCGTCACCGAGGACGAGGTCAGCGCCGACATCCCTCCCGCACCGGAGGTCGCGCCGGTCCACCAGCCGCACGGCGTGGCCCCGCGGCGGCGCGGCCGGCGCTGA